In a single window of the Lebetimonas sp. JH292 genome:
- a CDS encoding RluA family pseudouridine synthase: MKEKAYILLAKQENISNRKAKELIDRGLVYAREKKIKIARGLVPTNIKFKIINIPDIRKIYEDKNIVVVDKPPFITSEEISQKFKQPLLHRLDKQTSGILVMVKNKEFRKRAIEEFRNKNVYKEYIAWVEGIIAQNDIINLPIEIIKTKSASFAKISREGEEAVTQIEPILAFRTKSKIKAVIHTGRTHQIRAHLKAIEHPIIGDVKYGGKEYTRVMLHHHKFKLFDYEFISPEPDDFKMQEEK; the protein is encoded by the coding sequence TTGAAAGAAAAAGCGTATATACTCTTGGCAAAACAGGAAAACATATCAAATAGAAAGGCCAAAGAGCTGATTGACAGGGGTTTGGTTTATGCAAGAGAAAAAAAAATAAAGATAGCAAGAGGGCTGGTGCCTACAAATATAAAATTTAAAATTATCAATATTCCTGATATAAGAAAAATTTATGAGGATAAAAATATAGTGGTAGTTGACAAACCCCCGTTTATTACGAGCGAAGAAATTTCTCAAAAATTCAAACAGCCGCTTTTGCACAGGCTTGATAAGCAAACAAGCGGTATTCTTGTAATGGTAAAAAATAAAGAGTTTAGAAAACGGGCCATTGAAGAATTTAGAAATAAAAATGTTTATAAAGAATATATCGCATGGGTGGAAGGTATAATCGCCCAAAATGACATTATAAATCTTCCTATTGAAATTATTAAGACAAAATCGGCGTCTTTTGCTAAAATTTCAAGGGAAGGTGAAGAGGCGGTTACCCAAATTGAGCCGATTCTGGCATTCAGGACAAAGTCTAAAATAAAAGCCGTTATCCATACAGGAAGAACACATCAGATAAGGGCTCATTTAAAAGCGATTGAACATCCTATTATAGGAGATGTGAAATACGGGGGAAAAGAATATACCAGAGTAATGCTTCACCACCATAAATTTAAACTGTTTGATTATGAATTTATTTCACCAGAGCCAGATGATTTTAAAATGCAGGAAGAAAAGTAA